GACAGCGCCATGGAGAAGCAGCTGGAGTGCGCGGCGGCGATCAGCTCCTCGGGGCTGGTCTTGCCGTTGGCGTCCTGGGAGCGCGAGGCCCACGTGACCGGCTGTGCCGCGATGGCACCGGAGGAGTCGAAGTTGACGACACCGCTCCCCTCGAGGAGGTTGCCTTCCCAGACGGTGTGTGCGGAGCGCGTGGTAGCCACGATCAGTCCTTTCGTATGGTCCCGCGTAGGGGGTGCGGGATCCATTCGATCACTCTACGACTCAGCTCACCCGGAAGACCGGCCCGCGTGCGGTGAACGGAAGTCTGGCGCCCTGCGGGATCAGGTAGGCGTGCTCGCGCCGGACCCGCAGGACGTCGCACCAGCCGTCGGTGATCACCAGGACGGGCGCGCCCGCGGGGAAGTCGTCGGCGCGGTGCAGCAGGTCGATGCCGGGCTGGAGGACGGTGCCGCCCCGGCCGTGCACCCGGACCCGCTGGGCGATCTCGGTCACCGGCAGATAGCCGGCGTCGTGCGGGGCCGCGTCGCAGAACACGACCCGGGCGGCCGGTACGTCCCGGGACTCGGCGTAGGAGGCGATCGCGCCGAGCGCCTTGCCGAGCAGGGTGTGGCTCATGGAGCCGGAGGTGTCCAGGACGACGCCGAAGGTGCAGCGGGCGATCTCCTCGGGCGGGAAGTACCGTCCGGCGCGCGGGATGCCGGGGGTGGCCGACTGGCGGCGCGAGGGACGGGCGTAGGAGCGCACGGGCTGCGGGCTCGGCACGAACTCGTCGAACCAGCGGGCCAGTTGAGCGTCCCAGGGCAGGGGCGGGTGGCTGAGCGCGCGGATCTCCTCGACGAGCCCGCCGGGCAGGAAGCCGCGCTCCTGCTGCTGGTGCAGGTCGAGGCCCCGGGCGAGGCCGCGGCGGTAGAACTCGTCGAGGTCGACGTAGTCGCGGGGCGGGCCGAGCGGTCCGCCGAGGATGTCGCCGGCGCCCTTGCCGCGCAGGGTGGCAAGCCGGCGCATGCGGCGCAGGTCTCCGGCGATGCGGTCGTAGACCTCCTCGGAGGACAGGCCGCTGAGCCCGGGGTCGTGCAGCAGGCCCTCGGGCATGGTGCCGATCTGCATCTCGGTCAGCCAGCCGTTGATGACGTAGTCGCAGGCGATGTTGAAGAGGTAGGGGTCGCGGGGACCGCAGCGGTCGCCGTGGCGCAGGGCGGCGTGCAGCATCTCGTGGGCGAGGATGAACCGCCATTCCTCGTCGTCGAAGCGGCGCAGCGGGTTGATGTAGATCTCGGCGGCCCCGGTGTCGACGGCGGCGACCGCGATGCCGTGGGCGCGGGCGAGTTCGGCGTCTGCGACCAGTTTGATGCCGGCCGCGATGCCGCCGAGCAGCGGGTAGGAGGTGATGAACCAGCTCAGGGCCCGTTCCCAGGGGCGGCGCGGCGGCCGTTCGCCGGTCAGGGAGTCCCGGCGGCCGCCGGCCATGTCCATCGCGGCCGAGACGGTCCGGGTGAGGGCGGTGGCGAACGCCAGCTGGTGGTCGGGGGGCGGTACGGAATAGCCGTACCACGGCATGAGCACCTGGTCGGGCCGGTCGTGCGCGGTGCCGCAGCGCTCGTACGCGACGGGCA
Above is a window of Streptomyces griseorubiginosus DNA encoding:
- a CDS encoding DUF2201 family putative metallopeptidase — encoded protein: MKQQPAKKKRDLAAEAFAEGVRLLKANPALAAVEFDICRDEKCEYAPRDGLVAVDSHGELHVHPHRLAEPAAWAWALAHAVLHLGFGHVPAAKGARVQPDRFELAARCVVVNRFLLGFPVGETPEHLPASYPDGDEEQLAARWRRDGLPVAYERCGTAHDRPDQVLMPWYGYSVPPPDHQLAFATALTRTVSAAMDMAGGRRDSLTGERPPRRPWERALSWFITSYPLLGGIAAGIKLVADAELARAHGIAVAAVDTGAAEIYINPLRRFDDEEWRFILAHEMLHAALRHGDRCGPRDPYLFNIACDYVINGWLTEMQIGTMPEGLLHDPGLSGLSSEEVYDRIAGDLRRMRRLATLRGKGAGDILGGPLGPPRDYVDLDEFYRRGLARGLDLHQQQERGFLPGGLVEEIRALSHPPLPWDAQLARWFDEFVPSPQPVRSYARPSRRQSATPGIPRAGRYFPPEEIARCTFGVVLDTSGSMSHTLLGKALGAIASYAESRDVPAARVVFCDAAPHDAGYLPVTEIAQRVRVHGRGGTVLQPGIDLLHRADDFPAGAPVLVITDGWCDVLRVRREHAYLIPQGARLPFTARGPVFRVS